The Coffea arabica cultivar ET-39 chromosome 6e, Coffea Arabica ET-39 HiFi, whole genome shotgun sequence genome contains the following window.
CTCAGAGATGATGAAAGTGTTTGCACTGTTATATGTTAGCAAGGATGGATCAAGAAAATTAGCAAATCCAATCCTTGATTACCCTTTGCAAACAACAACCTTGACCATTTTGCGAAACATGCATATATCCACACGCAATATCATGGAAGGACTAAGATTCCTAATATTGTAATGACCAGATTATTGACGTCAAGGCATTGGTTAATGCAGCAAGAACATTAAGCTGATATCAATAAAACCCAATATTTAGTAATAAACATCAAGAAGTTCACAACAGATAATCCCCCTTTACGGGCATATAAGCGATAAAATTCGTGCACGGGCGCCAGCATCTAATTTACAAATAACACACACATTCGTTGCTAACAGACACAGAGACAAAAAGAACACATGAATGCTCCAAAGATTTTCAAATCCTCAGCTGCATATGCTCTGAATATCAACCTTAATTGCGATGACTGTAGCTAAATAGGTTCACCCAAGtcttaaaaaactttttttgtCTCACATTGCGAACACATAGATGGTCTCGCACAGACCTGGGGCACTAAATTTAAGAGTGGATTCCATCACATCTACACATCCCAAGCCTCCATCTTCACCTTTCCAAACCTTAAACTTGACAACTGTCAGCTCTTCAGGGCATTCGTCCCGTTCATCTGCTTGGGAAACAAGACAAAAGTCACCTCCTCCTAGATCAACAAAATGAGAATTAGCACGGGGCCGTATGCCGTTCAACAAGGTCAGCCTTCTGGCAACTTTCCCACGAACAATCTCAAGAGCGACTACAGGGGGGGTGAAATAAGGCACGTTGCACAACAAGAAACCGTCGTAGAAGATGGCATCTTCAACAAATGGAAATGGAGGACCAATATCACCACCTACAAAGTACTTATAATCTTCTTGGCTTTCCATGAAAAAGTACCTTTCTTCAGAGCTCATAATATCACTATCATAGAAACCAGCAAATAAATCGCAAGCTTCCCATGTCCAATTTTTAGTGTCAAAAGCACACGAGCCAGCCTCATTTGAAACACATAATTTATTATCAATAACCACGTATGAATAAGGGAAAGCACCAAAAGTAAATGGACTCAAGAAAGGGGGGCCATCTAGACCAGTCCATTCATTTTTTGAAGGATCATAAACCTCAAAGACTGTTTCACGTCGTCCATAATCTAAGATTGGGGGCCGAGAGAGGGCATAGATAAGACCACCAATTTCTACTACAATGGGCAAAAACTTCCCCCATTTCATTGAGCTTCTTATACCAGAATGCAGATAACTTTTTCCTCCAAGAGGGAGATGCGTGAACCTCAACTCTC
Protein-coding sequences here:
- the LOC140009497 gene encoding uncharacterized protein, yielding MSVQEADMLSSQPIPKRQKFEPDKHLFVCFMPVVFPLNPMWYAVKSVSLSHLSGGSSEHDNRLQDVVEWSDATLPYAMGFCCADGILYGVGGEIFGDDSIDQNSLVRELRFTHLPLGGKSYLHSGIRSSMKWGKFLPIVVEIGGLIYALSRPPILDYGRRETVFEVYDPSKNEWTGLDGPPFLSPFTFGAFPYSYVVIDNKLCVSNEAGSCAFDTKNWTWEACDLFAGFYDSDIMSSEERYFFMESQEDYKYFVGGDIGPPFPFVEDAIFYDGFLLCNVPYFTPPVVALEIVRGKVARRLTLLNGIRPRANSHFVDLGGGDFCLVSQADERDECPEELTVVKFKVWKGEDGGLGCVDVMESTLKFSAPGLCETIYVFAM